One Microcoleus sp. FACHB-831 DNA segment encodes these proteins:
- a CDS encoding CPBP family intramembrane glutamic endopeptidase, which yields MTIKRLILILLTILAIAKITLSLISSWGEPQIQSRLELYQTNLLLHATEWKGDKAGGSNFTTARDTFLGVEPVKTAQNQYEEVLKTDRNTLEQIAAKVLIPPAVAADSPRQPEGRQELQKSLYQLEGLIEELNLRLGILQIHQGQTETAIKTWTELINGSNNNPHHKAITETADVLIRLWQNPPVLVMNAQEQIEKNLDGWFRYVSLSKLYEVQEKTEALANIQVAEQEIAEQALIKLAIVAGIPGFGFFMGVLLLIVLLGQLLIQRKESLLAQNAQLPWTTPWDAETTWQVLIVGFFFVGQFVLPLVFSLLPLNPAGFDVREKAYYVLASYMLMAFGSLLVLYLSIKSFLPLPEGWFQFKWKPTWIFWGVGGYFVALPLVIVVSLINQKLWQGQGGSNPILPIVLEGKDGVALGIFFFTASIAAPLFEEIIFRGFLLPSLTRYFPVWGAIAASSLLFAIAHLSLSEVLPLATLGAVLGIVYTRSRNLLAPMLLHSLWNSGTLLSLFILGSGSK from the coding sequence ATGACCATTAAGCGGTTAATTTTAATTTTGCTGACAATTTTGGCGATCGCCAAAATTACCCTTTCGTTAATAAGTAGCTGGGGTGAACCTCAGATCCAGAGCCGCCTAGAGTTATATCAAACTAATCTGCTGCTTCATGCTACAGAGTGGAAGGGCGATAAGGCTGGCGGCTCCAATTTTACAACTGCCCGCGACACCTTCCTTGGTGTCGAACCAGTCAAAACTGCCCAAAATCAGTATGAAGAAGTCCTCAAGACGGATCGAAATACTTTAGAGCAGATCGCAGCTAAGGTTCTAATTCCCCCAGCAGTGGCTGCTGACTCTCCCCGCCAACCAGAAGGGCGGCAAGAATTACAAAAATCGCTCTATCAGTTAGAAGGGTTGATTGAGGAATTAAACTTGCGCCTGGGAATTCTACAGATTCACCAAGGACAAACTGAGACTGCTATTAAGACCTGGACAGAGTTAATTAACGGTTCTAACAATAACCCACACCACAAGGCGATAACTGAAACTGCTGATGTTTTAATAAGACTTTGGCAAAATCCACCAGTTTTGGTGATGAATGCACAGGAGCAGATTGAAAAAAATTTAGATGGATGGTTTCGCTATGTTTCCTTATCCAAACTTTACGAAGTGCAGGAAAAAACGGAAGCATTAGCCAATATACAAGTTGCCGAACAAGAAATAGCCGAACAAGCGCTAATTAAATTAGCAATTGTGGCTGGAATCCCTGGTTTTGGCTTCTTTATGGGCGTGTTGCTGCTGATTGTATTGCTGGGTCAACTGCTAATTCAACGCAAGGAATCGCTCCTTGCCCAAAATGCACAATTGCCTTGGACGACGCCTTGGGACGCCGAAACTACCTGGCAGGTTCTAATTGTCGGCTTTTTCTTTGTCGGTCAATTTGTGCTGCCGTTGGTGTTTAGCTTATTACCTCTAAATCCTGCTGGTTTTGATGTGAGGGAAAAAGCTTACTATGTTCTGGCAAGCTATATGTTAATGGCTTTTGGTAGCTTGCTTGTTCTGTATCTGTCGATAAAATCTTTCTTGCCGCTGCCAGAAGGTTGGTTTCAATTTAAATGGAAACCAACCTGGATTTTTTGGGGTGTTGGGGGGTATTTTGTGGCGCTGCCTTTGGTAATTGTGGTGTCGCTAATTAACCAAAAACTGTGGCAAGGACAGGGGGGCAGCAATCCGATTCTTCCTATTGTTCTTGAGGGTAAGGATGGGGTGGCGCTGGGGATATTTTTCTTTACGGCATCAATTGCTGCACCGCTGTTTGAGGAGATTATATTTCGAGGGTTTTTGTTACCTTCGCTGACTCGTTACTTCCCTGTTTGGGGGGCGATCGCTGCTTCTAGTTTGCTGTTTGCGATCGCTCACCTCAGCCTCTCGGAAGTTTTGCCTTTGGCTACTTTGGGCGCTGTGTTAGGAATCGTTTACACGCGATCGCGCAATCTCCTCGCTCCCATGCTCCTCCACTCTCTCTGGAATAGCGGCACTCTCCTCAGTCTGTTTATCTTAGGTAGTGGCTCTAAGTGA
- a CDS encoding histidine phosphatase family protein → MSTRVVLVRHGQSSYNIQQRIQGHCDNSVLTEKGLADALKVGAALSNLKFNAVYSSPLQRAKHTAEAIVSCLPNSPKPQPSANLMEINLPLWQEMLRSEVKEKFAEDYRIWKARPHELLMLIKTETGSSEHFPVLALCEQAREFWQELLERHPGETILIVAHNGINRALISTALGIPPARYHSVQQSNCGISVLNFAGGWGQPVQLESLNMTTHVGEVLPKPREGHRGARLLLVRHGETEWNRQTRFQGQIDVPLNDNGRAQSEKAAEFLKDVPIDFAVSSPMLRPKETGEIILKYHPNVKLETHVDLSEIRHGLWEGKLESEIEQMFPGELQRWRETPEVVQMPEGENLQQVWDRAIAAWQSIVASAGSQNGLVVAHDATNKVLLCHILGLGLSDFWKIKQGNCAVTAIDYPEGPDGAPVLQAMNITSHLGGGVLDKTAAGAL, encoded by the coding sequence CTGAGTACCCGCGTTGTTTTAGTCCGTCACGGACAAAGTAGCTATAACATCCAGCAGAGAATACAAGGCCATTGCGATAATTCTGTATTGACAGAAAAAGGTCTTGCTGATGCTCTCAAGGTTGGCGCTGCCTTGAGCAATCTAAAGTTTAATGCTGTCTACAGCAGTCCCCTGCAACGAGCCAAACACACAGCAGAGGCAATTGTATCCTGTTTGCCTAACAGCCCCAAACCACAACCATCAGCAAATCTGATGGAAATCAATTTGCCGCTTTGGCAGGAGATGCTGCGTTCTGAGGTGAAAGAGAAGTTTGCCGAAGACTACCGCATCTGGAAGGCTCGTCCCCACGAACTATTGATGCTGATAAAGACGGAGACTGGTTCAAGCGAACACTTTCCAGTCTTAGCTCTATGCGAACAGGCGCGGGAGTTTTGGCAAGAATTGCTTGAGCGTCATCCAGGGGAAACCATTCTGATAGTGGCGCATAACGGCATTAACCGCGCTTTAATCAGTACGGCGCTTGGGATTCCCCCTGCGAGATATCATTCCGTCCAGCAGTCTAACTGCGGCATCAGCGTGCTAAATTTTGCTGGTGGCTGGGGACAACCAGTGCAGTTAGAGTCGCTGAATATGACCACTCACGTAGGAGAGGTTCTGCCAAAGCCGCGAGAAGGTCATCGCGGAGCAAGGTTATTATTGGTGCGTCACGGGGAAACAGAGTGGAATCGCCAGACGCGGTTTCAGGGACAAATTGATGTGCCACTTAACGACAACGGTCGCGCACAATCTGAGAAGGCGGCTGAATTTCTTAAGGATGTGCCTATTGATTTTGCTGTTAGCAGTCCCATGCTGCGTCCCAAGGAAACGGGCGAGATTATTTTGAAGTATCACCCGAACGTAAAACTGGAAACCCACGTAGATCTGAGCGAAATTAGACACGGGTTGTGGGAAGGAAAATTAGAATCTGAGATCGAGCAGATGTTTCCTGGTGAATTGCAACGGTGGAGAGAAACTCCAGAGGTTGTGCAAATGCCAGAGGGAGAGAATTTGCAGCAGGTATGGGATAGAGCGATCGCGGCTTGGCAATCGATTGTAGCCTCTGCTGGCTCCCAAAACGGTTTAGTTGTTGCTCACGACGCTACTAACAAAGTCCTGCTTTGCCACATACTAGGTTTGGGCTTGTCAGATTTCTGGAAAATCAAGCAGGGTAATTGTGCCGTAACCGCAATTGACTATCCCGAAGGCCCAGATGGTGCGCCCGTTTTGCAAGCGATGAACATCACCAGCCATCTGGGGGGAGGCGTCCTTGATAAAACCGCCGCTGGTGCTTTGTAA
- a CDS encoding dihydroorotase, whose amino-acid sequence MSELLQQVRVLDPVSGTDQIADVLIADGVIEAVREKISSLPENTSVRDCRGFVLGPGLVDLYSHSGEPGFEERETLASLMQAAAAGGFTRLAVLPDTTPPLDNPGGLAFLQSKISFPGREWERAKSKIQFWGALTAGVEGQQMTELASLAAAGVVGFADGKPLGNLGLLRRLLEYLQPLGKPIAVCLGDRRLAGNGVMREGANSIRLGLPGNPASSETSALAALLEVVASTATPVHIMRVSTARSVELIREAKARGLPVTASTTWMHLLLDTAAIGSYDTGLRLDPPLGNPTDREALVRGVREQVLDAIAIDHTPYTYEEKTVAFAEAPPGAIGLELALPLLWHDLVESGGWSALELWRSLSTQPAFCLGQNPASISEGGQAELTLFDPQKSWKVEQQTLSSLSTNTPWLGQHLAGRVVKTWVC is encoded by the coding sequence ATGAGTGAATTGCTTCAACAAGTACGGGTGCTAGACCCAGTTTCTGGAACTGACCAGATTGCTGATGTTTTGATTGCAGATGGTGTAATTGAGGCGGTTCGGGAAAAAATTTCCAGTTTGCCAGAAAACACCTCTGTTCGCGATTGTCGTGGATTCGTTCTGGGGCCAGGTCTGGTGGATTTATACAGCCACTCTGGGGAACCTGGCTTTGAAGAACGGGAAACGCTGGCGTCGTTGATGCAAGCTGCGGCTGCTGGTGGATTTACGCGGCTGGCAGTTTTGCCGGATACGACACCACCCTTGGATAACCCTGGTGGTTTGGCATTTTTGCAATCCAAAATCTCATTCCCAGGCAGAGAATGGGAACGAGCAAAATCTAAAATCCAATTTTGGGGTGCCCTGACTGCTGGTGTTGAAGGGCAGCAGATGACGGAATTGGCCAGCTTGGCTGCGGCTGGGGTGGTGGGCTTTGCAGATGGTAAGCCTTTGGGAAATCTGGGGCTGTTACGACGGTTGTTGGAATACCTCCAGCCTTTGGGGAAGCCGATAGCTGTTTGCCTTGGCGATCGCCGTCTGGCTGGTAACGGAGTTATGCGCGAAGGTGCTAACTCGATTCGCTTGGGTTTGCCGGGAAATCCTGCTTCTTCAGAAACTTCTGCTCTAGCTGCTTTGTTGGAAGTGGTGGCATCTACAGCTACGCCCGTACATATTATGCGCGTTTCCACTGCTCGCAGCGTTGAACTAATTCGCGAGGCCAAGGCGCGGGGTTTGCCCGTAACGGCAAGTACAACGTGGATGCATTTGTTGCTTGATACAGCAGCGATAGGCAGCTACGATACAGGGTTGCGATTAGATCCACCACTGGGGAACCCAACCGACCGGGAGGCGCTGGTACGCGGCGTGAGAGAGCAAGTCTTAGATGCGATCGCTATCGATCATACGCCCTACACCTACGAAGAAAAAACTGTTGCCTTTGCCGAAGCTCCCCCTGGTGCGATTGGGTTAGAGCTAGCCTTACCGCTACTCTGGCACGATTTAGTAGAAAGCGGCGGCTGGTCAGCCTTAGAACTGTGGCGATCTTTAAGTACCCAGCCTGCTTTTTGTCTGGGACAGAACCCAGCCAGTATTAGTGAGGGGGGGCAAGCTGAACTCACCCTCTTTGACCCCCAGAAAAGTTGGAAAGTTGAGCAACAAACTCTAAGCTCTCTATCAACTAACACCCCCTGGTTGGGACAACACTTAGCTGGTCGTGTTGTAAAAACTTGGGTCTGTTAG
- the lepB gene encoding signal peptidase I has translation MTDVQNQEPEKKPQQPDESPWWVEGPKTIILSLFLALGIRTFVAEARYIPSGSMLPTLQINDRLIVDKVSYKFKDPKRGDIVVFAPTAALEKQNFHDAFIKRVVGLPGDKVELKEGKVYINDKPLTENYVRDPDRPDDPAQPKPLTLVNVCPSLQQSYLSKKVTVPAGSYLVLGDNRKNSYDSRCWGIVPREKIIGRAMVRFWPLNHMGKLDEQPPYETAK, from the coding sequence ATGACTGACGTGCAGAATCAAGAACCTGAAAAGAAGCCTCAACAACCCGATGAAAGCCCTTGGTGGGTAGAGGGGCCAAAGACAATCATACTCAGCCTATTTTTAGCGCTGGGGATTCGCACCTTTGTGGCGGAAGCGCGTTATATCCCCTCTGGCTCAATGCTGCCAACGCTGCAAATTAATGACCGCCTGATTGTAGACAAGGTGAGCTATAAGTTCAAAGACCCCAAACGGGGAGATATTGTGGTATTTGCGCCCACCGCAGCGCTAGAGAAGCAAAATTTCCACGATGCCTTTATAAAGCGCGTGGTTGGTCTACCTGGGGACAAGGTAGAACTTAAAGAGGGAAAGGTTTATATTAATGACAAACCGCTGACGGAAAATTATGTTCGCGATCCCGATCGTCCTGACGATCCCGCTCAGCCTAAACCGCTAACGCTCGTAAATGTTTGCCCAAGCCTACAGCAGTCGTACCTGTCGAAAAAAGTCACCGTGCCAGCTGGTTCTTACCTAGTGCTGGGCGATAACCGCAAAAATAGCTACGATAGCCGCTGCTGGGGCATTGTCCCCCGCGAGAAGATCATTGGTAGGGCAATGGTACGCTTCTGGCCTCTAAATCATATGGGAAAACTGGATGAACAGCCGCCGTATGAGACCGCGAAGTAG